The following coding sequences lie in one Populus trichocarpa isolate Nisqually-1 chromosome 14, P.trichocarpa_v4.1, whole genome shotgun sequence genomic window:
- the LOC18105061 gene encoding leucine carboxyl methyltransferase 1 homolog, with amino-acid sequence MATRPVADSHSNRAAVQATNDDASASKLSCVKKGYMKDDYIHLFARRPVRRSPIINRGYFARWAALRKLLFQFLDCESNIDGKCDSKKQILSFGAGFDTMYFQLQDEGKAPFLYVELDFKEVTSKKAAIIETSSQLREKLGATASILPEKGEVLSDHYKLLSVDLRDIQKLDDIIALAGMNPSLPTFIIAECVLIYLDPESTRGIVGWASKTFSTAAFFLYEQIHPDDAFGQQMIRNLESRGCALLGIYDTPTLLAKEKLFLDQGWQRAVAWDMLKVYTDFIEAKERRRIERLELFDEFEEWYMMQEHYCVAYAINDAMGFFGDFGFTKTQPHVINSPSTVALP; translated from the exons ATGGCAACAAGGCCGGTAGCCGATTCGCATAGCAACAGAGCAGCAGTTCAAGCCACAAACGATGACGCTTCCGCCAGTAAACT GTCTTGTGTTAAGAAGGGATACATGAAAGACGATTATATCCATTTATTTGCTAGAAGACCTGTGAGGCGATCTCCTATAATCAACCGCG GCTATTTTGCGCGCTGGGCTGCTCTTCGAAAGCTTCTCTTCCAGTTTCTTGATTGTGAATCGAATATTGATGGAAAATGCGATTCAAAGAAGCAGATATTATCATTCGGAGCAGGATTTGATACCATGTATTTTCAACTACAG GATGAAGGAAAAGCGCCATTTTTATATGTAGAGCTGGATTTTAAGGAG gTAACTAGTAAAAAGGCAGCAATTATTGAAACCAGCAGTCAGTTGAGGGAAAAGCTTGGTGCTACGGCTTCAATCTTACCAG AGAAGGGAGAAGTGCTCAGTGATCATTACAAGCTGCTCTCGGTTGATTTGCGTGATATACAAAAACTAGATGATATCATAGCATTGGCTGGTATGAATCCCAG CTTGCCAACGTTTATAATTGCAGAATGCGTTTTAATATACTTGGATCCTGAGTCAACTCGTGGTATAGTCGGTTGGGCTTCAAAAACGTTTTCAACAGCAGCATTTTTCTTATATGAGCAG ATACATCCGGATGATGCTTTTGGGCAGCAAATGATCAGAAACTTGGAG AGTCGAGGTTGTGCACTATTGGGTATCTATGACACACCAACTTTACTTGCGAAGGAAAAACTTTTTCTTGATCAAGGATGGCAG AGAGCTGTTGCCTGGGACATGCTGAAAGTTTATACTGATTTTATTGAAGCTAAAGAAAGGCGCAG GATTGAACGATTGGAATTGTTCGATGAGTTTGAAGAGTGGTACATGATGCAG GAGCACTACTGTGTGGCTTATGCAATCAACGATGCCATG GGATTCTTTGGGGATTTTGGTTTTACTAAGACCCAGCCGCACGTGATCAACTCTCCCTCAACAGTAGCATTGCCATGA